The genomic window GGACCGTATTCGTATCAACCGCAAATTAAACCTGGAGCACGAGACATGGGCGACGAGGGCAAAGCGAGGATGTTAAACATCTACATCATGGGCAAGAAGTACCAGGTGCCCGAGACGCTGACCATCCTCAAGGCGATCGAGTATTCCGGCTACCAGTTCATCCGGGGCTGTGGCTGCCGCGGGGGCATCTGCGGCGCCTGCGGGACGGTTTACCGCACCGCCGGCGACTACAAGCTCAAGAGCGGCCTCGCCTGCCAGACCGTGGTCGAGCCCGAGATGTACCTGGCCCAGATCCCTTTCTACCCGGCCAACAAGGCGACCTACGACATCGAGAAGCTGGAGCCCACCGCGGATGCCCTCATCGAGCACTATC from bacterium includes these protein-coding regions:
- a CDS encoding 4Fe-4S dicluster domain-containing protein, which produces MGDEGKARMLNIYIMGKKYQVPETLTILKAIEYSGYQFIRGCGCRGGICGACGTVYRTAGDYKLKSGLACQTVVEPEMYLAQIPFYPANKATYDIEKLEPTADALIEHYPELLRCMGCNACSKVCPQDLETMEYMSAAMKGDLERVAELSFECLMCGLWLQGDPGRPRTRLTLSKDGSGSSRPWAAPIEAIPRGVFDGLHPRT